A genomic stretch from Erwinia sp. E_sp_B01_1 includes:
- a CDS encoding GntR family transcriptional regulator, which yields MVDGITEKQKEVVEYILSKIKNESLLPGDKLDTEIAIAKNIGITRATVREATRILIEQQRIYRVKGSGLFVGSIGISNQSGRFHALSPFDYQAQKHGYKGVRKVISVSIMKVPSPDMAQALRIKNSDQVYKILRLMCFDDIPVALEHVHLPVSLFSSMEFSKLEISKYSYLEQLTGKKIQRRDQNLTAINLTDPDILLLLNLTENDAVLEINETVYLDDETPCEVNIAVINTRLFPLRQNSQRP from the coding sequence ATGGTCGATGGCATCACAGAGAAGCAGAAAGAGGTTGTGGAATACATCCTCAGCAAAATCAAAAATGAAAGCCTCCTGCCGGGAGACAAGCTGGATACTGAGATTGCTATCGCCAAAAACATTGGGATCACCCGCGCCACCGTGCGTGAAGCTACGCGTATTCTGATTGAACAGCAGAGGATCTACCGGGTGAAAGGCTCCGGGCTTTTTGTGGGTTCCATCGGAATAAGTAACCAGTCGGGGAGATTCCATGCCCTCTCGCCTTTTGATTATCAGGCCCAGAAACACGGTTATAAAGGCGTCAGGAAGGTCATCTCTGTCAGCATTATGAAAGTCCCCTCGCCTGATATGGCGCAGGCGCTCCGCATCAAGAACAGTGACCAGGTGTATAAAATCTTACGCCTGATGTGCTTTGATGATATCCCGGTGGCGCTGGAGCATGTCCATCTGCCGGTAAGCCTGTTCAGCAGTATGGAGTTCAGCAAACTGGAAATATCGAAATACTCTTACCTTGAGCAGCTTACCGGTAAAAAAATCCAGCGCAGGGACCAAAATCTGACGGCAATCAACCTGACCGATCCTGATATTCTGCTTTTACTTAATCTGACGGAGAATGATGCCGTTCTGGAGATCAATGAAACCGTTTATCTGGACGATGAAACGCCCTGCGAGGTGAATATAGCGGTGATCAATACCCGGCTTTTCCCGTTGAGACAGAACTCGCAAAGGCCCTGA
- the tkt gene encoding transketolase, with protein MTRKDLANAIRFLSIDAIQQANSGHPGAPMGMADIAEVIWRHHLRHNPKNPQWSNRDRYVQSNGHGSMLVYSLLHLTGYDVTMDDIRAFRQLHARTPGHPEYGYTPGIETTTGPLGQGIANAVGMAIAEKALAAQFNKPAFDIVDHHTWLFMGDGCLMEGISHEACSLAGTLQLGKLIAVWDDNGISIDGHVEGWFSEDTAARFRAYGWHVIEGIDGHNADQVDAAVREAKAVTDKPSLLCCKTVIGFGSPNKANSHESHGSALGADEVALVRKELSWPYKAFEIPADIYKEWDATEQGASNEQQWSELFAGYQQEWPELAAEFTRRMSGELPDSWSEEMDQYIAKLQANPANLATRQVSQKCLNQFSTLLPELMGGSADLSPSNLTRHQNSVDFSAEQPHGNYISYGVREFGMSAIMNGLALHGGFIPYGGTFLMFMEYARNAVRMAALMKIRTVFVYTHDTIGLGEDGPTHQPVEQLASLRLTPNMETWRGCDQVEVAVSWQQAVERKDGPTALILTRQPLEQQPRTPVQLANIARGGYVLIDCEQQPEILLISSGSEVELVVATAAALKEEGHQVRVVSIPCTERFDKQDQAYRESVLPGNVRTRLAVEASIEGFWQRYTGLDGKVIGMKTFGESAPAAVLFRHFGFTKENVLEVARGMLKK; from the coding sequence ATGACCCGGAAAGATCTAGCCAACGCCATTCGATTTCTTAGCATTGATGCTATTCAGCAGGCCAATTCCGGCCACCCCGGTGCCCCTATGGGGATGGCCGATATTGCAGAGGTGATCTGGCGTCACCATCTTCGTCACAACCCTAAGAATCCGCAGTGGTCCAATCGCGACCGTTACGTTCAGTCCAACGGTCATGGCTCTATGCTGGTTTATTCACTGCTGCACCTGACCGGCTATGACGTGACTATGGATGATATCCGTGCGTTTCGTCAGCTCCATGCCCGCACGCCGGGGCATCCGGAATATGGCTATACCCCCGGTATTGAAACCACTACCGGACCATTAGGGCAGGGCATCGCTAATGCGGTAGGGATGGCGATTGCAGAGAAAGCGCTGGCGGCTCAGTTTAATAAACCCGCTTTTGACATTGTCGATCATCACACCTGGCTGTTTATGGGGGATGGCTGTCTGATGGAGGGTATCTCCCATGAGGCGTGCAGCCTGGCCGGGACCTTACAGCTCGGCAAGCTGATTGCCGTCTGGGACGATAACGGCATCTCCATTGATGGCCACGTAGAAGGTTGGTTCTCAGAAGATACCGCTGCACGCTTCCGCGCTTATGGCTGGCATGTGATCGAAGGCATTGATGGTCATAACGCTGATCAGGTTGATGCCGCAGTACGTGAAGCAAAAGCGGTAACTGACAAACCCAGCCTGCTGTGCTGCAAAACCGTCATTGGTTTTGGCTCACCCAACAAAGCCAACAGCCATGAAAGCCACGGTTCAGCGCTGGGTGCAGACGAAGTGGCTCTGGTGCGTAAAGAGCTTAGCTGGCCTTATAAAGCCTTCGAGATCCCCGCTGATATTTATAAAGAGTGGGATGCTACCGAACAGGGTGCCAGCAATGAGCAGCAATGGAGCGAACTTTTCGCGGGTTATCAGCAGGAATGGCCGGAACTGGCGGCAGAGTTTACCCGCCGGATGAGCGGGGAACTGCCTGATAGCTGGAGTGAAGAGATGGATCAGTACATCGCGAAGCTGCAGGCCAATCCTGCAAACCTGGCTACCCGTCAGGTCAGCCAGAAATGCCTGAACCAGTTCTCCACTCTGCTTCCTGAACTGATGGGGGGATCGGCCGATCTTTCTCCTTCAAACCTTACGCGCCACCAGAATTCTGTCGATTTCAGCGCTGAACAGCCGCACGGGAATTATATCTCTTACGGCGTCCGTGAGTTCGGCATGTCAGCCATTATGAATGGTCTGGCGCTGCACGGCGGCTTTATCCCTTACGGCGGCACCTTCCTGATGTTTATGGAATATGCCCGTAACGCCGTGCGCATGGCGGCGCTGATGAAAATCCGCACCGTATTTGTCTATACCCATGACACTATCGGACTGGGTGAAGATGGCCCCACGCATCAGCCGGTGGAGCAACTGGCCTCTCTGCGTCTGACGCCTAATATGGAAACCTGGCGTGGCTGCGATCAGGTAGAGGTGGCCGTTTCCTGGCAGCAGGCGGTAGAGCGTAAAGATGGGCCGACGGCATTGATCCTTACCCGTCAACCGTTGGAACAGCAACCCCGCACGCCAGTCCAGCTTGCGAATATTGCGCGTGGGGGTTATGTATTGATCGACTGCGAACAACAACCTGAAATCCTGCTGATCTCTTCAGGTTCTGAAGTGGAGCTGGTCGTGGCTACCGCGGCAGCGCTGAAAGAAGAGGGGCATCAGGTTCGTGTGGTTTCCATCCCCTGTACGGAACGTTTCGATAAACAGGATCAGGCGTACAGAGAATCTGTGTTGCCAGGTAATGTTCGCACTCGTCTGGCAGTCGAGGCCAGTATTGAAGGGTTCTGGCAACGCTACACCGGCCTGGACGGCAAGGTAATCGGCATGAAGACCTTTGGTGAATCCGCACCGGCAGCGGTACTTTTCCGGCACTTTGGCTTTACCAAAGAAAATGTCCTTGAAGTCGCCCGGGGCATGCTGAAGAAATAA
- a CDS encoding PTS sugar transporter subunit IIA: MSHLGKWLNNEKIQYVEAVADWKEAVQIAGRPLLAEGAISQDYIDAIIRQKEEIGPYFVIAPRIAMPHARPEQGAKALGLSIVKLANPVKFDADENDPVDAIFMFAAPDSNSHIEMISQMAEVLSDDEIMETIFAARSKEELKAILLADNSVSQ; the protein is encoded by the coding sequence ATGTCACACCTGGGAAAGTGGTTGAACAACGAAAAAATTCAGTATGTTGAAGCGGTAGCAGACTGGAAAGAGGCCGTGCAGATTGCGGGGCGTCCATTACTGGCGGAGGGCGCAATTTCGCAGGATTACATTGACGCCATCATCCGTCAGAAAGAAGAGATCGGGCCCTATTTTGTTATCGCCCCCCGGATTGCCATGCCGCATGCCAGGCCTGAACAGGGCGCAAAAGCCCTGGGGTTATCGATTGTCAAACTGGCTAACCCGGTAAAGTTTGATGCTGATGAGAACGATCCGGTAGACGCCATTTTTATGTTCGCGGCACCGGACAGCAACAGCCATATCGAAATGATTTCTCAGATGGCAGAAGTGCTTTCCGATGATGAAATAATGGAAACGATCTTTGCTGCGCGTAGCAAAGAAGAACTCAAAGCAATTCTACTGGCCGACAATAGTGTCAGTCAGTAA
- a CDS encoding PTS sugar transporter subunit IIB: MKILAVCGSGLGSSFMMEMNIKKVLKKLEVEAEVDHSDLGSVTPDLADVFVMAKDIAYSANLPEDKVIIINNIIDLKEVEQKIREYFDKH, from the coding sequence ATGAAAATTTTAGCGGTTTGTGGATCGGGTCTGGGCAGCAGCTTCATGATGGAAATGAACATCAAAAAAGTGTTGAAGAAACTTGAAGTGGAAGCTGAGGTAGACCATTCCGATTTAGGGTCTGTAACCCCCGATCTGGCTGATGTATTTGTGATGGCTAAAGACATTGCTTACAGTGCGAATCTTCCTGAAGACAAGGTCATTATCATCAACAACATCATTGACCTGAAAGAGGTCGAGCAAAAAATACGTGAGTATTTCGATAAGCACTGA
- a CDS encoding gamma-glutamyltransferase family protein, with protein MNWDLPFSSGRQPVTGRNVVATSQPLAAQAGAAALARGGNAIDAALATAITLTVVEPVMNGIGGDGFALVWDGKTLHGLNSSGLSPAGWTPERFAGLDSMPYRGWESVTVPGQVAGWVELSRKFGQLPFKDLFIDAIRYAREGFPVSPVIARQWEQSVKDLHMQPGFNAFTIDGRAPKAGEIWRFPEQADTLEEIAATEGESFYRGRLARKIVDFAEQHGAVLSLEDLAAHKSEWVKPISVDFQGYKVHQIPPNGQGIAALIALGLLDNLAYNETAPGSAERMHLEIEAMRLAFADLHEHVGDTRHMRFDPTSLLSKEYLAERAKTINPALRGKHIAGTPKSSGTVYLCAADDQGRMVSYIQSNYRGFGSGVVVPGTGISLHNRGYGFVTTPGHVNQVGPSKKPLHSIIPAFLTRDEKPVMAFGVMGGNMQAQGHVQMVLRSVAEGHNPQACSDAPRWRINDDSVLTLEPTVSDEVVEGLKAMGHAPEVLPPGNLDFGSAQLAQRIDHDESRDGVAYVAGSDHRRDGLALAK; from the coding sequence ATGAACTGGGATCTACCTTTCTCATCAGGCAGACAGCCTGTAACAGGCCGCAACGTTGTGGCCACCTCTCAGCCTCTGGCCGCTCAGGCGGGTGCTGCTGCGCTGGCGCGTGGCGGAAACGCCATTGATGCGGCGCTGGCTACGGCCATCACGCTCACCGTGGTTGAGCCGGTGATGAACGGCATTGGCGGCGACGGTTTTGCGCTGGTCTGGGATGGCAAAACGCTGCACGGCCTGAACAGCTCGGGCTTATCCCCGGCTGGCTGGACACCTGAGCGCTTTGCCGGTCTGGATTCTATGCCTTATCGTGGTTGGGAAAGCGTTACTGTACCAGGCCAGGTTGCAGGCTGGGTTGAGCTTTCCAGAAAGTTTGGCCAGCTGCCGTTTAAAGATCTCTTTATTGATGCCATCCGCTATGCCCGCGAAGGCTTCCCGGTCAGCCCGGTGATTGCCCGTCAGTGGGAGCAGTCGGTTAAAGATCTGCATATGCAGCCTGGTTTTAACGCCTTCACGATTGATGGAAGAGCGCCAAAAGCCGGTGAAATCTGGCGTTTCCCTGAGCAGGCCGACACGCTGGAAGAGATTGCCGCGACCGAAGGGGAATCGTTTTATCGTGGACGCCTTGCGCGCAAAATCGTCGACTTCGCGGAACAACACGGCGCAGTTTTAAGCCTCGAAGATTTGGCCGCGCATAAAAGCGAATGGGTTAAGCCGATCTCGGTGGATTTCCAGGGTTATAAAGTGCATCAGATCCCACCTAATGGTCAGGGTATCGCCGCCCTGATTGCGCTGGGTCTGCTGGATAACCTTGCCTATAACGAAACGGCACCGGGTTCTGCCGAACGTATGCATCTGGAAATTGAAGCAATGCGGCTCGCCTTCGCCGATCTGCATGAGCACGTTGGTGATACGCGGCATATGCGCTTTGATCCGACCTCGTTATTAAGCAAAGAGTACCTTGCTGAACGCGCCAAAACGATCAACCCAGCTTTACGGGGTAAACACATTGCCGGAACGCCTAAAAGCAGTGGCACTGTCTATCTCTGTGCCGCAGATGACCAGGGCCGGATGGTCTCCTACATCCAGTCTAACTACCGTGGCTTTGGCTCGGGGGTTGTGGTGCCGGGCACAGGGATTTCATTGCACAATCGCGGCTACGGTTTTGTCACCACGCCCGGCCATGTCAACCAGGTTGGCCCATCTAAAAAACCGCTACACAGTATTATCCCGGCGTTTCTGACCCGTGATGAGAAGCCAGTCATGGCATTTGGCGTGATGGGTGGCAACATGCAGGCACAGGGACATGTCCAGATGGTGCTGCGCAGTGTCGCTGAGGGGCATAATCCTCAAGCCTGCTCTGATGCCCCACGCTGGCGTATCAACGATGATTCGGTGCTGACTCTGGAGCCAACTGTCTCTGATGAAGTCGTTGAAGGGTTGAAAGCGATGGGCCATGCGCCGGAAGTATTGCCGCCGGGTAATCTGGATTTCGGCAGCGCTCAACTGGCTCAGCGCATCGATCACGATGAAAGCCGGGATGGCGTGGCCTATGTTGCCGGGTCAGATCATCGCCGTGATGGCTTAGCTCTGGCGAAATAA
- a CDS encoding aspartate aminotransferase family protein, protein MTTSKPNAPRGKMNNAFNPNDLDHLDAETRELVQRRMRLLGPSYRLFYSNPVEISKAKGVLLWDKNGNEYLDAYNNVVSIGHGNPRVVQAVAQQMEKLCTHTRYVSDDILNYSEQLLKTFGGRMSETGHTMFTCTGSEANDLAIRIAKHHTGKNGIIVTSEAYHGNSDMTASFSPSLGEHSPLGTWVRRVPAPDSYRTSPEEMGKLLAAHVREQIKDLERHGDGLAAFVVDSLFTSDGIYPYPDILAPVAEVVREAGGLFIADEVQCGFGRCGDAMWGYQRHGIDPDIITMGKPMGNGYPVAGIAVTHEVVESFGRDMRYFNTFGGNTVAIAAAQATLDVIVEDKLMENCDKVGRLLLEGVQGIARRYPQIGDVRGVGLYMGVEIISDAENKTPDQKTAAGLVNALRDRRVLISATGFHGNVLKIRPQLIFTAQDAERLLKDIDAVFAAL, encoded by the coding sequence ATGACAACTTCTAAGCCAAATGCACCTCGCGGTAAAATGAACAACGCATTTAACCCGAACGATCTTGATCATCTCGATGCAGAAACCCGCGAGCTGGTACAGCGTCGTATGCGGTTACTTGGGCCTTCCTACCGCCTGTTCTACAGCAATCCTGTGGAAATCAGCAAAGCGAAAGGCGTGCTGCTTTGGGATAAGAACGGCAATGAATATCTTGATGCCTACAACAACGTGGTTTCTATCGGGCATGGCAATCCTCGCGTCGTTCAGGCGGTGGCTCAGCAGATGGAAAAACTCTGCACCCATACCCGTTATGTCAGCGACGATATTCTGAATTACTCTGAGCAACTGCTGAAAACCTTTGGCGGCCGCATGAGTGAAACCGGCCATACCATGTTCACCTGTACCGGCTCAGAAGCCAACGATCTGGCGATTCGTATTGCTAAACACCATACCGGCAAAAACGGCATTATCGTCACTTCTGAGGCCTATCACGGTAACTCTGATATGACGGCTTCCTTCTCCCCTTCGCTGGGTGAGCACTCGCCGTTAGGCACCTGGGTTCGTCGCGTCCCTGCCCCGGATTCTTACCGCACATCACCAGAAGAGATGGGCAAGTTGCTGGCGGCCCATGTCAGAGAGCAAATCAAAGATCTCGAACGTCACGGTGATGGCCTGGCAGCCTTTGTGGTTGACTCCCTGTTCACCTCCGACGGCATCTATCCTTACCCGGATATCCTCGCACCGGTGGCTGAAGTGGTCAGAGAAGCGGGCGGCCTGTTTATCGCCGATGAAGTGCAGTGTGGCTTTGGCCGCTGCGGCGATGCGATGTGGGGTTATCAGCGTCACGGTATCGATCCAGACATCATCACCATGGGCAAACCAATGGGCAACGGCTATCCGGTTGCCGGTATCGCCGTCACGCACGAGGTGGTGGAAAGCTTTGGCCGTGATATGCGTTACTTCAATACTTTTGGCGGCAATACCGTGGCAATCGCCGCGGCTCAGGCAACGTTAGACGTTATTGTCGAAGACAAGCTGATGGAAAATTGCGATAAAGTGGGCCGTCTGCTGCTTGAAGGCGTTCAGGGTATTGCCAGACGTTATCCTCAGATCGGGGATGTGCGCGGCGTTGGCCTCTATATGGGCGTGGAAATCATCAGCGATGCTGAAAACAAAACGCCGGATCAGAAAACGGCAGCGGGCCTGGTTAATGCCCTGCGCGATCGTCGTGTACTGATCTCCGCAACCGGGTTCCACGGTAACGTGCTTAAGATCCGCCCACAGCTTATTTTCACCGCCCAGGATGCAGAACGTTTACTGAAAGACATCGACGCTGTTTTTGCTGCACTTTAA
- a CDS encoding phosphotransferase — protein MKPTTQIIDDNIEKVAEEGGLAGAYTVMGEYEAIRLASTVYSLSASAQRLDTEKDDTFLMKTSQGEKYILKVANPSEDSEEIDFQTELLEYITTQDPSLPVPHTVKALDGSLHPVITDRAGQTRHVRLMTYLEGTPLDRTTSSAAEREHIGEVLGRLRLACTGFSHLGDSRVLAWDVQHLKELQHLLPEIADEEQRALLEQGMDRYLALLPRIRALRTQVLHNDFSQSNIVVDHDASAFVTGIIDFGDAVKTAIAIDVSTALLNQLPRNAQGERGEDIFNAGKDLLAGYLKVTELTEEELELIPHLTMARVIARTLITHWRVKLFPENEPYIMRNTEQGWAQLRWFLAHSVEEVSASLKNVTALAE, from the coding sequence ATGAAACCAACCACGCAAATTATCGATGACAATATTGAGAAAGTGGCAGAAGAAGGTGGCCTTGCCGGCGCCTATACGGTGATGGGGGAATATGAAGCTATCCGCCTGGCCTCCACTGTTTACAGCCTTTCAGCTTCTGCACAGCGTCTGGATACCGAGAAGGATGACACCTTCCTGATGAAAACCAGCCAGGGCGAGAAATATATTCTTAAGGTGGCTAATCCTTCTGAGGATAGTGAGGAAATTGATTTTCAGACAGAGTTGCTGGAATACATCACTACCCAGGATCCCTCCTTACCTGTCCCCCATACGGTCAAGGCGCTTGACGGCTCTCTGCACCCGGTGATCACCGACCGGGCAGGACAGACAAGGCATGTTCGCCTGATGACTTATCTTGAGGGAACACCTCTGGACAGAACCACCTCATCAGCGGCGGAACGCGAGCACATTGGGGAAGTGCTCGGGCGGTTACGCCTGGCCTGTACCGGTTTTTCTCATCTGGGCGACTCCCGCGTACTGGCATGGGATGTGCAGCATCTGAAAGAGCTTCAGCATCTGTTGCCCGAAATTGCCGACGAAGAACAACGCGCACTGCTCGAACAGGGCATGGATCGCTATCTTGCTCTGCTTCCCCGTATCAGAGCGTTACGCACACAGGTGCTGCACAACGATTTCAGCCAGTCCAACATCGTGGTGGATCACGATGCGTCTGCCTTCGTCACCGGCATTATCGATTTTGGTGACGCGGTGAAAACAGCCATAGCCATTGATGTTTCAACTGCCCTGCTGAACCAGTTGCCCCGTAATGCGCAGGGTGAACGCGGAGAAGATATTTTTAACGCGGGTAAAGATCTTTTAGCCGGTTATCTCAAAGTTACTGAACTCACAGAGGAAGAGCTTGAGCTGATCCCGCACCTGACCATGGCGCGGGTGATTGCCAGAACCCTGATCACCCACTGGCGCGTGAAGCTTTTCCCGGAAAACGAACCCTACATCATGCGCAATACCGAACAGGGCTGGGCACAACTCCGCTGGTTCCTTGCCCATTCAGTAGAAGAAGTTTCCGCCTCCTTAAAAAACGTTACTGCCCTGGCAGAGTAG
- a CDS encoding heme-binding protein produces the protein MKSKLIIDLATARAVCNQAMNYATGQGWNVAVAVVDDGGHAVMVARTDGTSPVSVYIAQDKAKTAAIARRETKVFEDEINSGRVAFLSAPVKGALEGGIPLIAFEQTIGAVGVAGVKPHQAAEVARASVALFDQIISEL, from the coding sequence ATGAAAAGTAAGCTGATTATTGATTTAGCCACGGCCAGAGCAGTCTGCAATCAGGCGATGAATTATGCGACCGGACAAGGCTGGAATGTGGCTGTAGCCGTAGTTGATGACGGTGGACACGCGGTGATGGTCGCCCGAACGGATGGCACTTCGCCAGTGAGCGTTTATATCGCTCAGGATAAAGCTAAAACGGCTGCCATTGCCCGTCGCGAAACCAAAGTTTTTGAAGACGAGATCAACAGTGGCCGGGTTGCGTTTCTCAGCGCGCCGGTGAAAGGCGCTCTTGAAGGCGGTATCCCACTTATCGCTTTTGAACAGACGATAGGTGCAGTAGGCGTGGCCGGAGTGAAACCTCATCAGGCCGCTGAAGTGGCCAGGGCGTCGGTTGCCCTGTTCGACCAGATAATTTCGGAATTATAA
- a CDS encoding TRAP transporter large permease subunit: MSIPFSVENSLYSDRRPTLLGRIEAIAGEIVGGLAAAIILFETVLLAMGVFARYVLHSPIFWSDELALILFAWLSMFGAVLALRNAQHMKLGFIVDKFSQSTQHRLQVFTWTLLTAVIAVLLVASWNYTLHSWIEKTPSLQISVGYRAASITVGFALMLLTCLSRLQDIARLSTLLGSAVIIGVIAVAFWAAGPFFNSIGNYSLIFFFVLMVLVCIAAGLEIALTFAMATLAYIAIMTHAPFSIVINRLDAAISDFVLLSIPLFIFVGVLLEATGLSKALIDLMVKLLGHVKGGFHYVLIAAMYLVSGISGSKSADMAAIAPILLPEMKRRGNSEGETVALLSVSGAMAETIPPSIILIAVGVSSGVSIAALFVSGLVPALLGLLALAAVVFFRQRKSTTVSAERASKKEVFKALVIALPALALPLLIRAAVVEGVATATEVATVGVVYAIFCGLFVYRKFPLKRIYRAMIATASLTGAIMLVTGLAGGMAWALTQSGFSDDLMTLMKSLPGGWIGFILVSVVFFAILGSILEGFPAIVLFAPLMFPIASEFGIHGVHYAMVVVLSMSIGLFSPPFGVGFYSACAIGQVAPDKVMKDIWIYMLAFIAVVLVVALVPWFSTGLLNDL; the protein is encoded by the coding sequence ATGAGTATCCCCTTTTCTGTGGAAAATTCACTGTATTCCGACCGTCGCCCGACGCTGTTGGGGCGTATCGAAGCGATCGCTGGAGAGATAGTGGGTGGCCTGGCTGCGGCTATTATCCTGTTTGAGACAGTGCTCCTTGCAATGGGGGTATTCGCCCGTTACGTGTTGCACTCGCCCATTTTCTGGAGTGATGAACTGGCATTAATCCTGTTTGCCTGGCTCTCTATGTTTGGCGCTGTTCTGGCCCTGCGCAACGCTCAGCATATGAAGCTCGGTTTTATTGTCGACAAGTTCTCACAATCCACTCAGCATCGCCTGCAGGTGTTTACCTGGACACTGCTTACGGCAGTGATCGCCGTTCTGCTGGTCGCTTCATGGAATTACACCCTGCACTCCTGGATTGAGAAGACCCCTTCTCTTCAAATTTCAGTGGGATACAGAGCGGCCTCTATCACCGTCGGTTTTGCATTGATGTTGCTGACTTGTCTTTCACGTCTGCAGGATATCGCCCGTCTCTCCACCCTTTTAGGATCCGCGGTAATTATCGGCGTGATTGCGGTCGCTTTCTGGGCAGCAGGGCCCTTTTTTAACAGCATCGGCAATTACAGCCTGATTTTCTTCTTTGTGCTGATGGTGCTGGTCTGTATCGCAGCGGGCCTGGAAATTGCCCTGACTTTTGCCATGGCGACCCTGGCCTATATCGCCATCATGACCCATGCGCCGTTCAGCATAGTGATCAACCGGCTGGATGCGGCTATCTCTGACTTTGTGTTGCTTTCCATTCCGCTGTTTATCTTCGTCGGCGTCCTGCTGGAAGCCACCGGGCTTTCCAAAGCGCTGATCGACCTGATGGTGAAACTGCTGGGCCATGTGAAGGGCGGCTTCCATTACGTTCTGATTGCTGCGATGTACCTGGTATCGGGAATTTCAGGTTCAAAATCCGCTGATATGGCGGCAATTGCCCCGATCCTGCTGCCGGAAATGAAACGTCGTGGAAACAGCGAAGGCGAGACTGTCGCGCTGCTCTCGGTATCCGGGGCGATGGCTGAAACTATCCCGCCAAGCATCATTCTTATCGCTGTGGGGGTTTCATCGGGCGTCTCGATTGCCGCGCTGTTTGTCAGTGGACTTGTTCCGGCCCTGCTCGGCCTGCTGGCTCTGGCGGCGGTGGTCTTCTTCCGCCAGCGCAAAAGCACCACGGTCAGTGCAGAACGCGCCAGTAAAAAAGAGGTGTTTAAAGCGCTGGTCATCGCCCTTCCGGCCCTCGCGCTTCCTTTACTGATTCGCGCGGCAGTGGTGGAAGGTGTGGCGACGGCAACGGAAGTGGCAACGGTAGGCGTGGTTTACGCCATCTTCTGTGGACTCTTTGTCTACCGTAAGTTCCCGCTGAAACGTATTTACCGCGCGATGATCGCCACTGCTTCACTGACGGGCGCCATTATGCTGGTGACCGGCCTGGCGGGCGGTATGGCCTGGGCGCTGACTCAAAGTGGCTTCTCAGATGACCTGATGACCCTGATGAAGAGCCTGCCCGGTGGCTGGATTGGCTTCATTCTGGTGTCGGTGGTGTTCTTCGCCATTCTGGGCAGCATTCTGGAAGGGTTCCCGGCCATCGTCCTGTTTGCTCCTCTGATGTTCCCTATCGCCAGTGAATTCGGTATTCACGGCGTGCACTATGCAATGGTGGTGGTGCTCTCAATGTCGATTGGCCTCTTCTCTCCGCCTTTCGGCGTCGGATTCTACTCAGCCTGTGCAATTGGTCAGGTAGCACCAGATAAAGTGATGAAAGATATCTGGATCTACATGCTGGCTTTTATCGCAGTGGTGTTGGTTGTCGCTCTGGTGCCGTGGTTCTCCACCGGCTTGCTCAATGATCTGTAA